In Thiovibrio frasassiensis, one DNA window encodes the following:
- a CDS encoding 16S rRNA (uracil(1498)-N(3))-methyltransferase, whose product MNLILLDPKELTDHHVTLSDRRAEHIRKILRASVGDTLRVGVLGGLLGTGCIREMTGKNVVLAVHLTSEPPPCPPTDLILAVPRPIMLKRVLAQAVSMGVTRIFLINANRVEKSFFSSTLIQNNDFREPLCLGLEQAMDTRMPEISVHPRFRPFVEDFLPEQLSDCLTRLLAHPDGDRTLAQAAGGLREQRALLAIGPEGGWVDFEVEHLKKQGFIPFSLGARILRVDTAVPALLGQLSLLRQLP is encoded by the coding sequence ATGAACCTGATCCTACTCGATCCGAAGGAACTGACCGATCACCATGTCACCCTGAGCGATCGCCGTGCCGAACACATCCGCAAAATTCTCCGCGCCTCTGTCGGGGACACCCTCCGGGTCGGAGTGCTGGGCGGCCTGCTCGGCACCGGCTGCATCCGGGAGATGACCGGCAAGAACGTTGTCCTCGCGGTGCACCTCACCAGCGAACCGCCGCCCTGCCCGCCCACCGACCTGATTCTGGCCGTACCCCGCCCCATCATGCTAAAACGGGTCCTCGCCCAGGCGGTCTCCATGGGGGTAACCCGGATATTTCTCATCAACGCCAACCGGGTGGAGAAAAGTTTTTTCAGCTCCACCCTCATCCAAAACAACGATTTCAGGGAACCGCTCTGCCTCGGGCTTGAGCAGGCCATGGACACCAGGATGCCGGAGATCTCCGTCCATCCCAGATTCCGGCCCTTTGTGGAAGACTTCCTGCCCGAACAGCTCAGCGATTGTCTGACCCGGCTTCTCGCCCATCCGGATGGCGACCGCACCCTTGCCCAGGCGGCAGGAGGTCTGCGGGAGCAACGGGCACTCCTTGCCATCGGCCCCGAAGGGGGCTGGGTTGATTTTGAAGTAGAACACCTCAAGAAGCAAGGCTTTATCCCCTTCAGCCTCGGCGCCCGCATCCTCCGGGTCGATACCGCGGTTCCGGCCCTGCTTGGCCAACTCAGCCTCCTGCGCCAGCTCCCCTAA
- a CDS encoding RNA methyltransferase, which translates to MAMSCDHLCVVLVEPKGAGNIGSVARVMKNFGFGELRLVQPRASHLGAEARNMAVTAIDILERAKVYEDLALALADRNLALGTTRRFGKYREELLSPAEAGTTVATLAKTARAALVFGPEDTGLKTEDLDLCQYCVTIPTHPELPSMNLAQAVAVCLYEASLRFAAPVEDKARGKRPALGKNLEAMFVQMRQVLLEVGFLNPQNPEHLLRAFRRMFARQGLSEHEVQILRGLWDKIAWLHRGKNRS; encoded by the coding sequence ATGGCTATGTCTTGTGATCATCTCTGTGTCGTGCTCGTCGAGCCAAAAGGAGCTGGGAATATCGGCTCTGTGGCAAGGGTCATGAAAAATTTCGGCTTCGGTGAGTTGCGTTTGGTGCAGCCGCGGGCAAGCCATCTCGGGGCGGAAGCCCGTAATATGGCGGTAACTGCCATCGATATCCTGGAACGGGCCAAGGTGTATGAAGATCTCGCTCTCGCTCTGGCCGACAGGAACCTTGCCCTGGGTACGACCCGTCGCTTCGGTAAATACCGCGAGGAACTGCTGTCTCCGGCAGAGGCGGGGACAACCGTTGCGACTTTGGCAAAAACTGCCAGGGCGGCATTGGTTTTCGGTCCTGAGGACACGGGGCTTAAAACCGAGGATCTGGATCTCTGCCAATACTGCGTGACCATCCCCACCCATCCCGAGCTGCCCTCCATGAATCTGGCCCAGGCTGTCGCGGTCTGTCTCTATGAAGCCTCCCTGCGGTTTGCCGCTCCTGTCGAGGACAAGGCCCGGGGCAAGCGGCCGGCCTTGGGGAAGAATCTGGAGGCCATGTTTGTCCAGATGCGTCAGGTGCTTCTTGAGGTGGGGTTTCTTAACCCGCAGAATCCGGAACATCTGCTCCGCGCTTTTCGACGGATGTTTGCCCGCCAGGGCTTGAGCGAACATGAGGTGCAGATTCTCCGCGGCCTCTGGGATAAAATTGCCTGGCTGCATCGGGGGAAAAATAGATCCTGA
- a CDS encoding cold-shock protein → MAEGTVKWFNDSKGFGFIEQDGGKDVFVHHSAIQAQGFKSLQEGARVTFDVVDGPKGPSAANVVQL, encoded by the coding sequence ATGGCAGAAGGCACAGTTAAATGGTTTAATGATTCGAAGGGTTTTGGTTTTATTGAGCAGGACGGCGGCAAGGATGTATTCGTACATCATTCCGCGATTCAGGCTCAGGGCTTCAAATCTTTGCAGGAAGGCGCACGCGTTACCTTCGACGTAGTCGACGGTCCCAAGGGTCCCTCTGCAGCCAATGTTGTTCAACTCTAA
- the murJ gene encoding murein biosynthesis integral membrane protein MurJ, whose product MKKPAQDTGKIARSAGTVGVAVMCSRVLGLAREQVFASFFGAGFAFDAFVVAFRIPNLLRDLFGEGALSAAFVAVFSDYETNKGEKATWALAGNVLVFVAILLSCLTLVGVFFSNQIVGFMVEAGFESIPGKVELTTLLSMIMFPFLIFISLSSVVMGILNTRGRFFIPALASGFFNLGSIVGGVGFALLMPRFGQPPIVGMAIGTLIGGMLQLGCQIPALFKAGFVFVPRLDLGHPGLRRILRLMAPAVIGLAPLQINVLINTYFASSLAEGSLSWLSYAFRLFWLPVGLFGVALSTATLPVIARYAALRDMHNLRETYASSLTLAFSLTIPASVGLILLGEPITRVIFQHGSFDSLATVKTAEALSCYAVGLFAYSSVKIMVPVFYALDETRYPVVGSFLTMAVNVLLVWLTIGFLQHKALALSISCAMILNFLFLSMVLYRKLGGYSLRYLFSGLAKVLGASLAMGLWLTGVHYLLAPLALASFLGSVAALALAVGTGGAVYGVALYALGFKELTMLVDRFRQRFGW is encoded by the coding sequence ATGAAAAAACCCGCACAGGATACAGGAAAAATAGCCAGGTCCGCCGGCACGGTCGGGGTGGCGGTGATGTGCAGCCGGGTCCTGGGACTGGCCCGGGAGCAGGTTTTCGCCAGTTTTTTCGGGGCGGGTTTTGCCTTCGATGCATTTGTGGTGGCCTTTCGTATCCCCAATCTCTTGCGCGATCTTTTTGGCGAAGGCGCCTTGAGCGCTGCTTTTGTCGCGGTTTTTTCCGATTATGAAACCAATAAGGGCGAAAAGGCGACCTGGGCTCTGGCGGGCAATGTCCTGGTCTTTGTTGCGATTCTGCTCAGTTGCCTGACCCTGGTGGGCGTCTTTTTTTCAAATCAGATTGTCGGCTTCATGGTCGAGGCCGGGTTTGAGTCCATTCCCGGGAAGGTCGAGCTCACCACCCTGCTTTCCATGATCATGTTTCCTTTTCTCATTTTTATCTCCCTTTCCTCGGTGGTGATGGGGATTCTCAACACCCGGGGCCGTTTTTTTATCCCCGCTCTGGCCTCGGGCTTTTTTAACCTCGGTTCCATCGTCGGCGGGGTTGGCTTTGCCCTGCTCATGCCCCGCTTTGGTCAGCCGCCCATTGTCGGTATGGCCATCGGGACCCTGATCGGCGGGATGCTCCAGCTGGGGTGCCAAATCCCCGCCCTGTTCAAGGCCGGCTTTGTCTTTGTCCCGCGGCTCGACCTCGGCCATCCCGGTCTGCGCCGCATCCTGAGGCTCATGGCTCCGGCGGTGATCGGCCTTGCCCCCTTACAGATCAATGTGTTGATCAACACCTATTTTGCATCTTCCCTGGCAGAGGGGAGCCTTTCCTGGCTCAGTTACGCCTTTCGCCTGTTCTGGCTGCCGGTTGGCCTTTTCGGGGTGGCCCTTTCCACCGCGACCCTGCCGGTGATTGCCCGCTATGCCGCGCTGCGTGACATGCATAACCTGCGGGAGACTTACGCCTCTTCGCTCACCCTGGCTTTTTCGCTGACCATTCCCGCATCGGTGGGGCTGATCCTGCTGGGCGAGCCCATCACCCGGGTCATTTTCCAGCATGGCAGTTTTGACAGTCTTGCCACCGTAAAAACCGCCGAGGCGCTCTCCTGCTATGCCGTGGGGCTTTTCGCCTATTCCTCGGTCAAGATCATGGTCCCGGTGTTCTACGCCCTGGATGAGACCCGCTATCCGGTGGTGGGCAGCTTTCTGACCATGGCGGTCAACGTGCTCCTGGTCTGGCTTACCATCGGTTTCTTGCAGCACAAGGCCCTGGCTCTTTCCATCTCCTGCGCCATGATCCTGAATTTTCTCTTCCTCTCCATGGTGTTGTACCGAAAGCTGGGGGGGTATTCCCTGCGTTATCTGTTTTCCGGTTTGGCCAAGGTTTTGGGGGCCTCGCTGGCTATGGGCCTTTGGTTGACCGGGGTGCATTATCTCCTCGCCCCTCTTGCCCTGGCAAGTTTCCTGGGAAGTGTTGCCGCGCTCGCGCTGGCTGTGGGGACGGGGGGGGCGGTTTACGGGGTTGCCCTCTATGCCCTGGGCTTTAAGGAGCTGACCATGCTGGTGGATCGGTTCCGCCAGCGCTTTGGCTGGTGA
- a CDS encoding thiamine biosynthesis protein — protein sequence MTCALALFSGGLDSILACRVVAEQGITVLAVKFVTPFFGYELLAEEQEYAEKVRELYGIDVVLHDLSEPYFAMLRNPPHGYGKNFNPCIDCKILLLREAKRLMAKYSASFLITGEVIGQRPMSQRRDTLRVIERDSGCTGILLRPLCAKTQEPTFAEREGLVDRERLLDFSGRGRQPQMQLAEEFGLRDYPRPAGGCVLTESDQAKRIAWYYGHYPTVRLNDIRILLFGRHFQLPHGGWLVLGRDAAENARLEELHDPGDYLVYMPERPGPMGVLHDAGHPDDLAAAAGLVVRFGKKMDAASAAATVLFACAGEERTLVAEPLADLIFQEWSL from the coding sequence GTGACCTGTGCCCTGGCTCTTTTTTCCGGCGGTCTGGACAGTATCCTTGCCTGTCGCGTGGTGGCGGAGCAGGGGATTACGGTGCTGGCGGTCAAGTTTGTTACTCCCTTTTTTGGCTATGAGCTGCTCGCCGAGGAGCAGGAATATGCGGAAAAGGTTCGAGAGCTTTACGGGATTGATGTTGTCCTCCATGACCTGAGCGAACCCTATTTTGCCATGCTGCGCAACCCTCCCCATGGATACGGGAAAAATTTCAACCCCTGCATTGATTGCAAGATCCTCCTGCTCCGGGAGGCAAAAAGATTGATGGCGAAATATTCCGCCTCTTTTTTGATTACCGGGGAGGTTATCGGCCAGCGACCAATGTCCCAGCGCCGTGATACCCTGCGGGTGATTGAGCGGGACAGTGGTTGCACCGGCATCCTTCTGCGCCCGTTGTGCGCCAAAACGCAGGAACCGACTTTTGCCGAGCGCGAGGGGTTGGTGGATCGGGAACGGCTTCTGGATTTCAGCGGCAGGGGGCGGCAGCCGCAGATGCAGCTGGCTGAAGAGTTCGGCCTCCGGGACTATCCCCGTCCTGCCGGAGGCTGTGTCCTTACCGAGTCGGACCAAGCAAAACGGATTGCCTGGTATTACGGGCACTATCCCACGGTCAGGCTGAATGACATCCGGATTCTCCTTTTTGGCCGGCATTTTCAGCTGCCGCATGGGGGATGGCTTGTCCTGGGGCGCGATGCGGCTGAGAATGCGCGACTTGAGGAGCTCCATGATCCGGGCGATTATCTTGTTTATATGCCGGAGCGCCCCGGGCCGATGGGGGTCTTGCATGATGCCGGGCACCCGGATGATCTTGCCGCGGCAGCCGGGTTGGTGGTTCGCTTCGGGAAAAAAATGGATGCTGCCTCGGCTGCGGCGACGGTGTTGTTTGCTTGTGCTGGGGAAGAGCGGACTCTGGTGGCGGAGCCTCTTGCCGACCTAATCTTTCAGGAGTGGTCTCTGTAG
- a CDS encoding zinc ribbon domain-containing protein, protein MDIDRCIKLANEEHFCPYCKERLSCCEAPPFHIGDGLGWGSDILFICLNNDCSIFANSWEQFEERYGHKASCRYMLLPGEDTGMTIMVGGADAFTGSIIDIEAIQKQNERHRNQKSHTTDLETCVAENNLNPVLCLILDNSAELAVRKRACELLVDLNNLDCIDPIRNHNFIHGDIEMQANMSIKQLLENNHRKECPYCMEIIKSQAKMCKHCSKEV, encoded by the coding sequence ATGGACATCGATCGATGCATCAAGCTTGCCAACGAAGAACATTTCTGCCCCTATTGCAAGGAGCGCCTTTCCTGCTGCGAGGCCCCGCCCTTTCACATCGGCGACGGCCTGGGGTGGGGATCGGACATCCTGTTCATCTGCCTCAACAATGACTGCTCCATTTTCGCCAACAGTTGGGAGCAATTTGAGGAACGATACGGCCATAAGGCTTCCTGCCGCTACATGCTGCTGCCGGGAGAGGATACAGGCATGACTATTATGGTCGGCGGCGCCGATGCCTTTACCGGATCGATCATTGATATCGAGGCCATCCAGAAACAGAACGAACGCCATCGAAACCAAAAATCACACACCACCGATCTGGAAACCTGTGTAGCAGAAAACAATCTCAACCCTGTCCTCTGTCTTATCCTTGACAACAGTGCGGAGCTGGCGGTACGTAAACGCGCCTGCGAACTTCTGGTAGACCTGAACAACCTCGACTGCATCGATCCGATCCGCAATCACAACTTCATCCATGGCGACATCGAGATGCAGGCCAACATGTCCATAAAACAGCTGCTGGAGAACAACCACCGTAAGGAATGCCCTTACTGTATGGAGATTATCAAATCCCAGGCCAAGATGTGCAAGCACTGCAGTAAAGAAGTTTAA
- a CDS encoding sigma-54-dependent transcriptional regulator: MKKNHPVSILVVDDDKTHRIMLKTMLKQWGWQTEEADDGTTAIEAVHSTPFDAILMDVRMTKLDGIEALRRIHAYNPAIPVIIMTAYSSVDAAVEAIKIGAHDYLTKPLDFDRLKLTMARALDHRQVQENKNASPKNNSLSMETGGIIGNSAPMRELLEMVSYVAPSEATVLISGESGTGKELIAAALHHNSARKNGPFIKVNCAALVENLLESELFGHEKGAFTGADRRREGKFVQANGGTIFLDEISETSPGMQAKLLRVLQEHEVQRVGGQETLGVDVRVLAASNRNLEEEVARGEFREDLYYRLNVVPLHVPPLKERREDIPILAEHFVEKFAKKNNRQVAGITPRCMALLINYPWPGNVRELENAIERGIILMRGDYLDEESLPIPVRRFTTNNDTAEASAAAPPGSLEEAEQLVIKNILAETGGNKSEASRRLNITRKTLLSKMHKYGLT; encoded by the coding sequence ATGAAAAAAAACCACCCGGTTTCCATTCTCGTCGTCGATGACGACAAAACCCACCGCATCATGCTGAAAACCATGCTGAAGCAATGGGGCTGGCAGACTGAAGAAGCGGATGACGGCACAACCGCCATCGAGGCGGTGCACAGCACGCCTTTTGATGCCATTCTCATGGATGTCCGCATGACCAAGCTGGATGGCATAGAAGCTCTGCGGCGCATCCATGCATACAACCCGGCCATTCCCGTGATCATTATGACCGCATACTCTTCGGTGGATGCCGCCGTTGAGGCCATCAAGATCGGAGCCCACGACTACCTGACCAAGCCCCTTGACTTTGACCGCCTCAAGCTCACCATGGCCCGTGCCTTGGACCATCGCCAGGTTCAGGAAAACAAGAATGCTTCCCCAAAAAATAACTCCCTGAGCATGGAGACCGGGGGCATTATCGGCAACTCCGCACCGATGCGCGAACTTCTCGAAATGGTCTCCTACGTCGCGCCAAGCGAAGCAACCGTACTTATTTCCGGAGAATCGGGCACGGGCAAGGAGTTGATCGCTGCGGCCCTGCACCACAACAGCGCCAGAAAAAATGGCCCCTTCATCAAGGTCAACTGTGCGGCTCTTGTTGAGAATCTTCTCGAATCGGAACTGTTCGGGCATGAAAAAGGCGCCTTTACCGGGGCAGATCGCCGCCGGGAGGGGAAATTCGTCCAGGCCAATGGCGGCACCATCTTTCTTGACGAAATAAGCGAAACCTCCCCGGGCATGCAGGCAAAACTGCTGCGCGTCTTACAGGAACACGAGGTCCAGCGGGTTGGGGGGCAGGAAACCCTTGGGGTTGATGTGCGCGTTTTGGCGGCCAGCAACCGAAACCTGGAGGAAGAGGTCGCACGGGGTGAGTTCCGGGAAGATCTCTACTACAGGCTCAACGTGGTCCCCCTGCACGTTCCCCCGCTCAAAGAGCGCCGAGAGGATATCCCGATCCTGGCCGAACACTTCGTGGAAAAATTTGCCAAGAAAAACAACCGCCAGGTTGCGGGCATTACGCCACGCTGCATGGCGCTGCTTATCAACTACCCATGGCCCGGAAATGTGCGGGAACTTGAAAACGCCATCGAACGGGGGATCATCCTCATGCGCGGCGACTACCTCGATGAGGAGTCCCTGCCCATCCCGGTGCGGCGTTTCACCACGAACAACGACACCGCAGAGGCCTCTGCCGCAGCTCCTCCTGGATCGCTTGAAGAAGCGGAACAACTGGTAATCAAAAACATCCTGGCGGAGACAGGCGGCAACAAAAGTGAAGCCTCCCGCCGCCTGAATATCACCCGAAAAACCCTGCTCAGCAAGATGCACAAGTACGGCCTGACCTAA
- a CDS encoding DEAD/DEAH box helicase: MSFDEFQFHPQIIAGIKACGYTSPTPIQREAMPPILAGRDMLGLAQTGTGKTAAFVLPLLQRLQDGPRKKVRALIVAPTRELAEQIHENIGKMAGQTRLRSVVVYGGVGKPGQIKKIREGAEIIVACPGRLLDHLNDKAINLREVEILVLDEADHMFDKGFLPDIKRIIKHLPTQRQNLVFSATMPAEIRHLAEDILNNPATVQINHTQAVTTISHVLFQVAKENKTSLLKSIMAQEEMATTLIFTKTKHKAKSLALALEKSGYSATSLQGNLSQQKRQQALDGFKNGTFKVLVATDIAARGIDVSGISHVINYDVPDTVEAYTHRTGRTGRATRTGEALTLAAGEDGKMIQAIERTLGKKMVLKSIVGFVADVQDRDEPIKYRRQMPMRKKPTPAGSGRNKRARASSFDFGIPVPAQRQ; this comes from the coding sequence ATGAGTTTTGATGAGTTTCAGTTCCACCCCCAAATAATTGCCGGCATAAAAGCCTGCGGTTATACTTCCCCAACCCCCATCCAGCGCGAGGCCATGCCTCCCATTCTCGCTGGCCGCGATATGCTGGGCCTCGCCCAGACAGGCACCGGCAAAACCGCCGCCTTTGTGCTTCCGCTTTTGCAACGTCTCCAGGACGGACCCCGTAAAAAAGTACGCGCCCTTATCGTTGCTCCCACCAGGGAGCTTGCTGAACAGATCCACGAAAATATCGGCAAAATGGCCGGCCAGACCAGACTCCGCAGTGTTGTCGTCTATGGCGGCGTCGGCAAGCCTGGCCAGATCAAAAAGATCAGAGAAGGCGCGGAGATCATCGTTGCCTGTCCCGGACGGTTGCTTGATCACTTGAATGACAAAGCCATCAACCTCCGTGAGGTTGAGATTCTGGTTCTCGACGAAGCCGACCATATGTTTGACAAGGGCTTTTTGCCGGATATCAAACGGATCATCAAGCATCTGCCGACCCAGCGTCAGAACCTGGTCTTTTCCGCCACCATGCCTGCGGAAATTCGTCACTTGGCCGAAGATATCCTGAATAACCCGGCGACTGTCCAGATCAATCACACCCAGGCCGTGACGACCATCTCCCATGTGCTCTTCCAGGTCGCAAAAGAGAATAAAACCTCCTTACTGAAAAGCATCATGGCCCAGGAAGAGATGGCCACCACTCTGATTTTCACCAAGACCAAACACAAGGCGAAAAGCCTTGCTCTGGCCTTGGAGAAATCCGGCTACAGTGCAACCTCTCTCCAGGGCAACTTGTCCCAACAGAAACGCCAACAGGCCCTGGATGGCTTCAAGAACGGAACCTTCAAGGTTCTGGTTGCCACAGACATCGCTGCCCGCGGGATTGACGTCTCCGGCATTTCTCATGTTATCAACTATGATGTCCCGGACACGGTCGAAGCATATACGCATCGCACTGGTCGCACCGGCCGTGCCACCCGAACCGGCGAAGCCCTTACCTTGGCTGCCGGAGAAGATGGCAAGATGATCCAGGCCATCGAGCGCACTCTGGGCAAAAAGATGGTCCTTAAGAGCATCGTTGGTTTTGTTGCCGACGTTCAGGACCGTGACGAACCAATCAAGTATCGGCGTCAAATGCCGATGAGAAAAAAACCTACCCCTGCTGGATCGGGGAGAAACAAGCGCGCCAGGGCCTCGTCCTTTGATTTTGGCATCCCGGTTCCCGCTCAACGACAGTAA
- a CDS encoding cold-shock protein, giving the protein MAEGTVKWFNDSKGFGFIEQDGGKDVFVHHSAIQAQGFKSLQEGARVTFDVVDGPKGPSAANVVQQ; this is encoded by the coding sequence ATGGCAGAAGGCACAGTTAAATGGTTTAATGATTCGAAGGGTTTCGGTTTTATTGAGCAGGACGGCGGCAAGGATGTATTCGTACATCATTCCGCGATTCAGGCTCAGGGTTTTAAATCTTTGCAGGAAGGCGCACGGGTTACCTTCGACGTAGTCGACGGTCCCAAGGGTCCCTCCGCAGCAAACGTAGTACAACAGTAA
- the purM gene encoding phosphoribosylformylglycinamidine cyclo-ligase, with the protein MAKKEISRYAEAGVDIDKGNAFVDNIKPIVASTFRPGVLTGIGGFGGLFALGSGKFQDPVLVSSTDGVGTKLKIAEMCNKHDTIGIDLVAMCVNDIIVCGAHPLFFLDYFATGGLDVGVATDVVKGIAKGCEIAKCSLIGGETAEMPGLYQAGDYDIAGFVVGICERDKLIDGSEISVGDKLIGLASSGVHSNGYSLVRKICFEEMGLSVNDNIEEFGCTLGEELLRPTRIYSETLLNLVKNFKVKGLVHITGGGIIDNIPRVLPNGCKAVINKKGWDVLPVFEFLQKNGKISSYEMCRTFNCGIGMVVVVDAKQVDDCMQQLIALGETPYLIGEIDAMKKKDTMAVEVDCG; encoded by the coding sequence ATGGCTAAGAAAGAGATTTCTCGTTACGCGGAAGCCGGAGTTGATATCGATAAGGGCAACGCTTTTGTCGATAACATCAAGCCGATAGTCGCTTCTACTTTTCGGCCCGGGGTGCTTACCGGCATCGGTGGCTTTGGCGGACTCTTCGCCCTGGGGAGCGGTAAGTTTCAGGATCCGGTTTTGGTCTCGTCAACCGACGGGGTCGGCACCAAGCTGAAGATTGCCGAGATGTGCAACAAGCATGATACCATTGGCATCGATCTGGTGGCCATGTGCGTGAACGATATTATTGTCTGCGGGGCGCATCCTCTTTTCTTTTTGGATTATTTCGCCACCGGCGGGCTTGATGTCGGCGTTGCCACCGATGTGGTCAAGGGGATTGCCAAGGGGTGCGAGATTGCCAAATGCTCGTTGATCGGCGGAGAAACGGCGGAGATGCCCGGACTCTATCAGGCCGGGGACTATGATATCGCCGGGTTCGTGGTCGGAATCTGCGAGCGGGACAAGCTGATTGACGGCTCCGAAATCAGTGTCGGCGATAAGCTGATCGGTCTTGCTTCAAGCGGGGTGCATAGCAACGGTTATTCCCTGGTGCGCAAGATCTGTTTCGAAGAGATGGGTCTCAGCGTCAACGATAATATTGAGGAATTCGGTTGTACCTTGGGCGAAGAGCTGCTGCGACCGACCAGGATCTACAGCGAAACCTTGTTGAATCTGGTGAAAAATTTCAAGGTGAAAGGGCTGGTGCACATAACCGGCGGTGGCATTATTGATAATATCCCGCGGGTTCTGCCCAATGGCTGCAAGGCGGTGATCAACAAGAAGGGTTGGGATGTTCTTCCGGTTTTTGAGTTCCTACAGAAAAACGGCAAGATCTCATCCTATGAGATGTGCCGCACCTTCAACTGCGGAATCGGCATGGTTGTGGTGGTTGATGCGAAACAGGTGGATGATTGCATGCAGCAATTGATAGCCCTGGGTGAGACCCCATATCTGATCGGCGAGATTGATGCCATGAAGAAAAAGGATACCATGGCTGTTGAGGTAGATTGCGGCTGA
- a CDS encoding MogA/MoaB family molybdenum cofactor biosynthesis protein, with product MTAYTGGILTISDKGSRGEREDTSGPQLQEMLREQGYSLVAYAIVPDEITIIEETLRTWVDEKKIDLILSTGGTGVSPSDLTPEATRKVLDREIPGIGEAMRLASLQKTPNAILSRGIAGIRKESLIINLPGSKKAAQENLAAVLPALQHAIYKIKGGSKDCGS from the coding sequence ATGACAGCATACACCGGCGGCATACTGACCATCAGCGACAAGGGCTCGCGCGGGGAACGGGAAGACACCAGCGGTCCGCAACTGCAGGAAATGCTCCGCGAACAAGGATATTCTCTGGTGGCCTACGCAATAGTTCCGGACGAAATCACCATTATCGAGGAAACCCTCCGGACCTGGGTGGATGAAAAGAAAATCGACCTGATTCTCAGTACCGGCGGCACCGGCGTTTCCCCCAGCGACCTGACCCCCGAGGCGACCCGCAAGGTTCTTGACCGGGAAATCCCGGGCATCGGCGAGGCCATGCGCCTGGCCAGCCTGCAAAAAACCCCCAATGCCATTCTTTCCCGGGGCATCGCCGGCATCAGGAAAGAAAGCCTGATCATCAATCTCCCCGGGAGCAAAAAAGCGGCACAAGAAAATCTGGCGGCAGTGCTCCCCGCGTTACAGCATGCCATTTACAAGATCAAAGGCGGAAGCAAAGACTGCGGCAGCTGA
- a CDS encoding BON domain-containing protein produces MKTLNFFVGMACYGCVLVSFGCSAAVVGGTAAGGYAVGSDERSTGTMVDDGAITAKVKTELIGDKNVKARNIDVDTVSGVVVLSGYVDSQHESNRAAFLAKSVSGVVRVRNELQVGSRTLGQGFDDKVLGAKIKARLVEEPGVRSFNVDVDVYSGSVSVTGTVPSQEQKRKVLNLIRSVEGVKGVVDNLQVH; encoded by the coding sequence ATGAAAACACTGAATTTTTTTGTCGGGATGGCCTGTTATGGATGTGTCTTGGTCAGTTTTGGCTGTTCCGCCGCCGTTGTGGGCGGAACAGCAGCAGGCGGCTACGCCGTGGGCTCGGACGAGCGGTCTACCGGGACGATGGTCGATGATGGTGCGATCACTGCCAAGGTCAAAACAGAACTCATTGGCGATAAAAACGTCAAGGCCCGGAATATCGATGTTGATACCGTCTCGGGGGTGGTGGTCCTTTCCGGTTATGTCGATTCGCAACATGAGTCGAACCGGGCGGCGTTCTTGGCTAAATCGGTGTCTGGGGTTGTGCGGGTACGAAATGAACTCCAGGTCGGTTCCCGCACCCTTGGCCAGGGGTTTGACGATAAGGTGCTTGGCGCCAAGATCAAAGCCAGACTCGTGGAAGAGCCCGGGGTCAGATCGTTTAATGTCGATGTGGATGTCTATTCTGGTTCTGTTAGCGTTACCGGTACTGTTCCCAGTCAGGAACAGAAGCGGAAGGTGCTCAACCTGATTCGTTCCGTAGAGGGAGTCAAGGGAGTGGTCGACAACCTACAGGTTCACTGA